In one window of Mobiluncus massiliensis DNA:
- a CDS encoding trypsin-like serine protease → MKKTSFSIATIASAVLLMTATPALALEYGDPAPDNAESSSVAALKMGKIGSFGDCTGTLIADQWVLTARHCLESVNNEGTQARIAGKVYNADSWALSPTSDAGLLHLTEKVTNATPAKISHDIPTPGQTGTLYGWSSSSSMARSGQLPMAKMVVKELLGGAPSGSDTPSAPETPSDSKAPTGADASTETAPPQALPSKPGMSESSQTESNPEGMSEVPADNSIQPRIETSILDVQSVSGAGMQGGDSGGPFFVDGKLAGLATAGTANGDPDLPSPSAAITTVAGTAEWIGNIVSGRDTQSVLTAENTPAPPKNIQTSGDNIWGYLAIALVGLAVGAIGSRIRNARQ, encoded by the coding sequence GTGAAAAAAACATCTTTTTCGATCGCGACCATTGCCAGCGCCGTCCTTCTAATGACTGCCACTCCGGCTCTCGCACTCGAATATGGAGATCCGGCGCCCGATAATGCGGAAAGCAGTTCCGTTGCCGCGCTCAAAATGGGCAAAATCGGCAGCTTTGGTGACTGCACAGGCACACTCATTGCCGACCAGTGGGTACTCACAGCGCGCCACTGTCTAGAGTCAGTCAACAATGAAGGCACCCAGGCACGCATCGCTGGAAAGGTCTACAACGCTGATTCCTGGGCTCTTTCGCCCACATCTGACGCGGGGTTACTTCACCTGACTGAGAAAGTGACTAACGCAACCCCCGCAAAAATCTCCCACGATATTCCAACCCCAGGTCAGACGGGAACTCTTTACGGTTGGAGTAGCAGCTCGTCAATGGCACGATCTGGACAGCTACCAATGGCCAAAATGGTTGTCAAAGAGCTACTAGGTGGCGCACCTTCCGGTTCTGACACGCCGAGTGCTCCCGAAACTCCTTCCGATTCCAAGGCACCTACCGGCGCTGATGCGTCTACAGAGACTGCCCCGCCACAGGCTCTACCGTCAAAACCTGGAATGTCAGAATCCAGCCAAACCGAGTCTAATCCTGAGGGGATGTCGGAAGTCCCAGCCGACAACTCCATACAGCCTAGGATCGAAACCTCTATCTTGGATGTGCAGTCAGTTTCTGGAGCTGGCATGCAGGGCGGTGACTCTGGTGGCCCGTTCTTTGTCGACGGAAAGCTTGCGGGACTTGCTACCGCTGGAACTGCCAATGGGGATCCGGACCTTCCCTCCCCTAGTGCTGCAATCACCACAGTTGCAGGCACCGCCGAATGGATCGGCAACATTGTCTCTGGCCGCGACACCCAAAGCGTTCTAACTGCAGAAAACACTCCTGCACCGCCAAAGAACATTCAAACCAGTGGCGATAATATTTGGGGTTACCTTGCGATCGCACTCGTAGGCCTTGCGGTGGGAGCAATCGGCTCACGTATCCGCAATGCGCGCCAGTAA
- a CDS encoding DUF6688 family protein codes for MKLYRYASKHPSFSRIVLALLIGITGAIAYLVSQPPSGASQILGQILVGGALVALAAGYPVALTVSQIIRAAKAGSGKDLPVLDAGLDVWTLCVIAVYEFGYLGFFKEVVPTADWHVQLVNYQTHAPIYTRAWPHVLFIALLFVLGFLILRFNEARQLPPLVVVIAIAGLYLGVVFGLVWTIQITTFETPLDALLILPLLAVLAIVVKIVAIQVRAYEADGDRRGRIDSSSVLSKLDAMVADAKRWPLLVFVVALPLLAVLVGILALFGQSPSMVVRAFTETSDWNLSQQVAPQNVYFDEHYLCTVAAGGHRAVVKPIRMGLRHGRPVVVNRQLLVANAFEQVLEERVPRTHRVIRRLYDTYGFPVAKLIRSQWAADAVWFLMKPAEWFFLAVLYLNDRHPEDRIALQYTA; via the coding sequence GTGAAGCTGTACCGCTACGCCAGCAAGCACCCCTCTTTTTCGCGAATCGTTTTGGCTCTGTTGATCGGAATCACCGGAGCGATTGCCTACCTCGTATCCCAACCTCCTTCAGGCGCAAGTCAGATTCTCGGGCAGATTCTGGTTGGAGGAGCCCTTGTCGCGCTCGCGGCCGGTTACCCAGTAGCGCTGACTGTCAGCCAAATAATCCGTGCGGCCAAAGCGGGGAGTGGTAAGGACCTGCCGGTTCTCGATGCGGGCCTGGACGTTTGGACCCTGTGTGTCATAGCGGTTTATGAGTTCGGATACCTAGGGTTCTTCAAAGAGGTTGTGCCTACTGCGGACTGGCACGTCCAGCTGGTAAACTACCAAACCCACGCGCCGATTTACACGCGGGCATGGCCACACGTGCTGTTCATCGCGCTACTGTTCGTACTCGGATTCCTCATTTTGAGGTTTAACGAAGCCAGACAGTTGCCGCCCCTCGTAGTTGTGATTGCGATTGCGGGGCTCTACTTGGGCGTTGTGTTCGGCCTGGTGTGGACTATCCAGATCACAACTTTTGAAACCCCCCTAGACGCACTGCTGATTCTTCCTTTGTTGGCTGTGCTTGCGATTGTGGTGAAAATAGTTGCAATCCAAGTGCGTGCCTACGAAGCTGATGGAGATAGACGAGGCCGCATCGACAGCTCCTCGGTATTGAGCAAACTCGACGCAATGGTGGCTGACGCGAAGCGCTGGCCGCTTCTAGTGTTCGTGGTGGCGCTCCCGCTACTTGCCGTGCTGGTCGGGATTCTAGCTTTGTTTGGGCAATCGCCGAGCATGGTGGTGAGGGCATTTACGGAGACCAGTGACTGGAACCTGTCACAGCAGGTTGCCCCGCAAAACGTGTATTTTGACGAACACTACCTTTGCACTGTGGCCGCCGGCGGACACCGAGCGGTGGTAAAACCAATCCGCATGGGCCTGCGTCATGGCCGGCCGGTGGTTGTGAATCGCCAGCTTCTTGTGGCCAATGCGTTTGAGCAGGTACTGGAAGAGCGTGTGCCCAGAACCCATCGGGTTATTCGGCGCTTATATGACACGTATGGCTTCCCGGTTGCCAAGCTGATCAGATCGCAGTGGGCGGCTGATGCTGTGTGGTTTTTGATGAAACCAGCGGAGTGGTTCTTCCTGGCCGTCCTCTATCTGAATGATCGTCATCCGGAAGATCGCATAGCCCTCCAGTACACGGCCTAA
- a CDS encoding low molecular weight protein-tyrosine-phosphatase, giving the protein MNILVVCTGNICRSPMAEIVLRETAQREGLDLRVSSAGTSDEEHGHGLDRRAAKVLREAGYTLPARHFAHRATTAELREADLVLAMTTGHARILQRMMASAGVSTDKLHLWREFDGTVPFGSISDYLQSSPGYSDQYSSGGHADVPDPWYGNQDGFYRTLAVVESGVQGLLRWHKAGGAKRR; this is encoded by the coding sequence GTGAATATCCTCGTCGTTTGTACCGGCAATATCTGCCGCTCCCCGATGGCTGAAATCGTCTTGCGCGAAACTGCCCAGCGAGAAGGGCTTGACCTGCGCGTATCCTCAGCAGGCACCTCGGACGAAGAGCACGGCCACGGTCTGGATCGGCGCGCGGCAAAAGTCCTCCGCGAAGCCGGATATACCCTGCCCGCCAGGCACTTCGCCCACCGCGCCACCACCGCGGAACTACGCGAGGCCGACCTTGTGCTGGCTATGACCACAGGTCACGCCCGCATCCTCCAGCGCATGATGGCCTCCGCCGGGGTCAGTACCGACAAACTGCACCTGTGGAGAGAGTTCGACGGTACCGTGCCTTTCGGCTCCATCAGCGATTATCTGCAATCGTCGCCAGGGTATTCCGACCAGTATTCTTCCGGAGGTCACGCGGACGTGCCCGACCCCTGGTATGGGAACCAGGACGGGTTCTATCGCACTTTGGCGGTCGTGGAGTCCGGTGTTCAGGGTCTGTTGCGCTGGCACAAGGCCGGAGGGGCAAAACGGCGTTAG
- a CDS encoding SPFH domain-containing protein, with amino-acid sequence MGLIQAAAGAIGGTLADQWVDAIAAQDMGEGIVFTKGAQMRQGGRGSNKRGSEDIITDGSKLLVYDRQALLVTDSGKIVDFSTEPGAYTFNSGSAPSLFTGSLGDALKETWNRFKFGGTPSGAQQAFYVNLQEIKGIKFGTPNPVQYFDNFYNAELFLRAHGTYSIRIVDPLKFYAEAIPRDATHVHIDEIKEQYQNEFLEALQVSINQMSVDGIRISQVTSKMSELSKYMRDALDAEWLQQRGIEVQAVGIASISYDEQSRKMIDMRNQGAMLQDPTIREGFVQGSVARGIENAGSNPAGAGMAMMGVGMGMQAGGGFMGAASASNQAQMQAQQQAAQQAQQAGAAGGAGAAGAAWACDCGAQNTGKFCSNCGKPQPAAPAGGVGGFCSNCGAKLPDPKPKFCANCGNALG; translated from the coding sequence ATGGGCTTGATTCAGGCGGCAGCAGGCGCTATCGGCGGAACTTTAGCGGATCAGTGGGTGGACGCCATCGCCGCTCAAGACATGGGGGAAGGCATCGTCTTTACCAAGGGCGCCCAGATGCGCCAAGGCGGGCGCGGGTCTAACAAGCGCGGCTCCGAGGACATCATTACGGACGGCTCTAAACTGCTGGTTTATGACCGTCAAGCCTTGCTGGTTACTGATTCTGGCAAGATTGTGGACTTTTCCACCGAGCCGGGCGCGTACACGTTTAATTCCGGTTCGGCGCCGTCGCTGTTTACCGGGAGCTTGGGCGATGCGCTGAAAGAGACGTGGAATCGTTTCAAGTTCGGCGGCACTCCTTCCGGGGCGCAGCAGGCTTTTTACGTCAATCTGCAAGAGATTAAGGGTATTAAGTTCGGCACTCCCAACCCCGTGCAATACTTTGACAATTTCTATAACGCCGAGCTGTTCCTGCGGGCTCACGGCACCTATTCCATTCGCATCGTCGACCCGCTGAAGTTCTATGCTGAGGCGATTCCGCGTGATGCCACGCACGTTCATATTGATGAGATTAAGGAACAGTACCAAAACGAGTTCCTGGAGGCGTTGCAGGTTTCCATCAACCAGATGAGCGTGGACGGGATTCGCATTTCCCAGGTCACCTCCAAGATGAGCGAGCTGTCGAAGTACATGCGCGACGCTTTGGATGCCGAGTGGCTGCAACAGCGCGGTATCGAGGTTCAGGCCGTTGGTATTGCTTCGATTTCTTACGATGAACAGTCACGCAAGATGATTGATATGCGCAACCAGGGCGCGATGCTCCAAGATCCCACGATTCGCGAGGGATTTGTGCAAGGGTCCGTGGCGCGCGGTATCGAGAACGCCGGGTCGAATCCGGCGGGCGCGGGTATGGCCATGATGGGTGTCGGCATGGGGATGCAGGCCGGCGGCGGTTTCATGGGGGCGGCTTCGGCTTCGAACCAGGCGCAGATGCAGGCTCAGCAGCAGGCGGCGCAGCAGGCTCAGCAGGCCGGGGCGGCAGGTGGCGCCGGCGCGGCCGGTGCGGCGTGGGCTTGCGATTGCGGGGCGCAAAACACCGGTAAGTTCTGTTCTAACTGCGGTAAACCGCAGCCGGCGGCCCCGGCTGGAGGCGTCGGAGGCTTTTGCTCGAACTGCGGGGCAAAACTCCCCGACCCGAAACCAAAGTTTTGTGCCAATTGTGGAAACGCATTGGGTTGA